The Branchiostoma lanceolatum isolate klBraLanc5 chromosome 5, klBraLanc5.hap2, whole genome shotgun sequence region GGAACGTTTCAATCTTTTAAAacatatgaatgataaaatgatTTGCTATTTCCTAGGTACATCGTAAAATAGCTTCGTCGCGATTAAGACACGTACCGATTTCTTTCGTATTTTTTTCTTGCCCACTATACTCCAATACACATTTCTAAAAATGGTCTCTTTTTCACGAGTGGTTCGGATTAGTTGAGCCAAACCACCAGTATGCGCTAAGACTATAATATTTGAGGTATATTGTTATGTATACGTATAAATAGTATCAAGTATATTGTTACAACCCCAAAATCGTTGATGAGACATATAATGTCCTCTCCCGTTCAGGACTTATAAGCAGTACCTGACTACAGGGGGCCACGCACTGACTGATGGAAAACTGGACGTGGCAGAACAGGACTTTGCGTCTGCTCTGAGACTGGTTCACAGTACGTTGTTTCATTGTTATTTCTCTTGCCCAGAGCCCTGTTCaatatgcttttttttcattacaagaAAATCGACATGGCGTCCTTACAGCAAATTTAGAAAAATCTTGTCATCTGAGCAATACAATACTAGCATTTCTTTATTCATCAAATATTCGTCCTAACCAATATAACATATTTGCTTGTAAAATAATTCACAAtctacaaataattttttttcaaaattgtggAGCCTGATTTATGTAGCCTTTGAAAGTAAGAGCTCTGAGTGTCCGCTTAACAACCTCATATACATTTCATGTGCATACAGATCCTAACAAACCTGATCGATGTAAAGAGGCTGAATGTCTCTGCAGACTGGGTGACGTCTACGTCCAGCGTGGcaagagaacaaaagaaggtAGGAAATTCACACAGGCAGCAGCTCTGTACAACGCAGCCATGGCTAGAAcagacagaaacaaacacaGTGTGACGAAAAAACTGGAGGAGATAGAGCAATGGTTTCTCCGTTACACGGCAAATGTGGAAATAAAACCTGTTCCTTCTGATTCGACCATACGTCATCAGAAGCGATTGCAAGAGATGCGTACGCGCGCCAAGTCACAACTAGACGTCATTAATGAGCAACACAACCCGTACCAATACGACGAGGATGATCCAGTCATGATAACAGTCGAGGCGGATCGAGCTGAAGCAGTCAAGGCTTTATTCAAGAACATCGCCAAGGATAGGCAGATGTTTATTGAGGACCTTGTTGGTGAATGCATTACCACTCTCGGTCCTCATCCATGTAAGTACGCTTTCATCGGGTTAGGCTCACAGGCAACAGAACTGGTCACACCCTACTCTGACCTGGAGTTCGCCATTCTGATTGAGGATGGGAAAGACAATGACGTCACACGGCGGTACTTCCTCAACCTCACACACTACCTCCACTTGAAAGTCATCAACCTCGGAGAGACAATTCTCCCATCAATGGCAATTCCGTCATTGAACGATTTTCCAGAGAATGACTGGTTCTTCGACTCCATCACACCGCGTGGATTTGCCTTCGACGGTTTCATGCCATGGGCTAGTAagactccatttggaagagacCAGACGAAGACCAAACCTCCCGTCAGCCTTATCCAGACCCCTGCCGAAATGGCGAAGTTTCAGCGGCTAGACGTTTCTGTGGCTGAAGGGTATCACCTGTCAGACATCCTCAGACGAGTTGTTTTCCTCACAGGGGAAGAGGCCCTCGTGACCGAGTATGTGACAAAACTCAAGGGAATCATCACGGGCGATCTTCTCTCGTGTTTTCGGTCCCGTCTGTCTGCTACGCAAATGTTGTGGGAGAGCAGGGAGCAGTTTGACACCCTCGAGCCTACCGGACAGCTGTTAAATGTAAAGAAAGACATCTACCGTTTCCCAGGCATAGCAATTGAGATACTAGCTCTGTGCTGTCAGATCATCTTCGCTAGCACGTGGGATATGATAGATGAATTAAAGGAAACGGGAAAGATCAATGAAGAGAATGCCTCTCACCTTACAGTACTGACCAGCATCTCGGCAGAGCTCCGGTTGAGAACATACCTGGCCAACGGGGGGCAGCGAGACACTATGTCCCCTCTTAttcaaatgaaataccagtCAAAACCGCAGGAGGTATCTGATACTACCCTGAGTTCAATATTCCACGTTCCAAACATTCAAGTTCTTTTTAGATACTACTGCAGGGCAATCCCTTTGAAGAAATGTATACCGGAGAGTTTGCAGGTCCAACAGAATAAAGTATTGAAAACAACAATCTTAGATACCTCCCATGAATGTAGAGGTCgaatatctatacatctatttTTGTTTAATAGCGCCAAACTCCATCTGGAAGCAGCATTAAAAGATGTCGGTAGCGATAATATTAAACGTGTGGAAATTCTTCACATGTTGGGAACCCTCTGGGCCTTCTTTGATGATTGTAAAACAGGAATTAGTATGCATGAAGAGGCACTCAGAGTGTGTAAAAATATCTATGATGACAACACGGCAAATCCGGCGACTGCCGTGTCACTAAACAACCTTGGATGGTCTTGGAGTAATCTCGGTGATCACAATCAAGCAATCAGCTTCTACGAACAGTCACTGTCGATGacgaaaactatctatggaaaCAACACGGAACATCCGGACATTGCTGCGTCACTGAACAATCTTGGATCGTCTTGGAATGGTCTCGGTAttcacaagaaagcaatcagctactacgaacagtcactaacgatgaagaaaactatctatggatacaacacggcacatccggacattgctGCGTCACTGAACAATCTTGGATCGTCTTGGAATGGTCTCGGTGttcacaagaaagcaatcagctaccacgaacagtcactaacgatgaagaaaactatctatggataCAACACGGCACACCCGGATGTTGCCAAGTCACTGAACAATTTAGGATCGTCATGGAGTCGCCTAGGTGAgcacaagaaagcaatcagcttctacgaacagtcactgtcgatgaagaaaactatctatggagacagCACGGCACACCCGGATGTTGCCGGGTCACTAAACAACCTGGGATTGTCTTGGAGTAATCTCAGTaatcacaagaaagcaatcagctactacgaacagtcatTAACGATACGAAAAGtcatctatggagacaacacggaaCATCCGGACATTGCTGCGTCACTAAACAACCTGGGATCGTCTTGGAATGACCTCGGTaatcacaagaaagcaatcagctaccacGAACAGTCTTTAACGATgaagaaaactatctatggataCAACACGGCACACCCGGATGTTGCCACGTCACTAAACAATCTTGGATTATCTTGGACGGATCTcggtgatcacaagaaagcaatcagctactttgaacagtcactaTCGATATGGAACAGTACCTATAGAGACAACACGGCGCACCCGCACATAGCCGGGTCACTAAACAACATTGGATCGTCTTGGGACCAACTCGGTGATCACAATAAAGCAATCAGCTTCTACGAACAGTCACTGTCGATGacgaaaactatctatggaaacaacacggcacatccggacattgccgCGTCACTGAACAATCTTGGACGGTCTTGGAGTCAACTCGGCGAtgacaagaaagcaatcagctattatgaacagtcactatcGATATGGAACACTACCTATGGAGATAAAACAGCGCACCCGGACACTGCCAAGTCACTGAACAACATTGGATCGTCTTGGGGTCAACTCAgtgatcacaagaaagcaatcagctactacgaacagtcactaacgatgatgaaaactatctatggagacaacacggtaCATCCGGACATTGCCAGGGCACTAAGCAACATTGGATCATCTTGGAGTAAACTCGGTGATCAcaaaaaagcaatcagctactacgaacagtcactaacgatgaggaaaactatctatggagataACACAGCGCACCCGCACACTGCCAAGTCACTAATTAACCTTGGGTCATCTTGGAGTGAACTCGGTaatcacaagaaagcaatcagctactacgaacagtcacttTCGATATGCAACACTATTTATGGAGATAAAACAGCGCACCCGCACACTACCGAGTCACTAATTAACCTTGGGTCGTCTTGGGGTAAACTcggtgatcacaagaaagcaatcagctactacgaacGGTTACTAACGATGATGAAAAcaatctatggagacaacacggcgcATCCGGACGTAGCCAAGACACTTTACAAACTGCAATTAGCATGGACCAAAATTGGTGATTATCAAAGAGCGATGGAGTTCAAGCAACAATCACAAAGTATGCAGAGGCCCCTAAAGCCTTAGGCCATTTGTAACTCTAGAGgaactttttaaagattgaGTTGTGGATGAGAATTTTTTCTTGAATGGTGAAAATGTGACAACCTATCTTTTATATGTGAATTATGCATTACGATCAGGAactaaatgaaatgaaaaacaatgttCATTGTATACTCCAAATATTGTTTTCGATACTTTACTGATACCAGACGCATAGATCCCATACATAATAAAAAGAACAACTTCAACTTCTTGTATTTGAAACCatactgtatgtaacgttaacatttcgAGTTATGAATATGTTGCTAATTTCAATGGTaccatatttctttttttgcactttGTTTTATGACCTACTCGTCTGCCATGGTGTACGTCTCAAAAATGACTAAACAAAACAACGTCAGGTATCGTACACGTGTTAAATGGTGATTAGCACGCTTACCATGTCAATTATgacgttgggagtgatcaaacgtaactTATGGGCATGCCcatcaaaggtaaaatcacttgtgTACACGTcgctagtaagaccaaacctagaATTCgccgcaacagtatgggattCATATACTAAGAGAGGCAAA contains the following coding sequences:
- the LOC136435553 gene encoding uncharacterized protein codes for the protein MSECYRNGFTVSVRSSLWNHPVPKMLRVCQKLRAVDAKSKRLGIVRTETDYLRALLDAMADMDRYAEVEVLKSLGDVNLEKGQLDNNTEKYDRAMVLYRTALLRSENADVGESLEYRYHYAEKLRLGKRFTASSSYEPLTSDKKMSSLAKVVEKFEILDRRMTVGGNKETLLIEYTRLVVEGIVKDDNMLETESIKSLGDVYLKRGTETRDAPCLTKATALYNTALARCERIQGTVALIHRLLYTARIRQETKPPKHRAQQRKGHVLRDFPMTSPNTDVTGASKGQPSMTYKQYLTTGGHALTDGKLDVAEQDFASALRLVHNPNKPDRCKEAECLCRLGDVYVQRGKRTKEGRKFTQAAALYNAAMARTDRNKHSVTKKLEEIEQWFLRYTANVEIKPVPSDSTIRHQKRLQEMRTRAKSQLDVINEQHNPYQYDEDDPVMITVEADRAEAVKALFKNIAKDRQMFIEDLVGECITTLGPHPCKYAFIGLGSQATELVTPYSDLEFAILIEDGKDNDVTRRYFLNLTHYLHLKVINLGETILPSMAIPSLNDFPENDWFFDSITPRGFAFDGFMPWASKTPFGRDQTKTKPPVSLIQTPAEMAKFQRLDVSVAEGYHLSDILRRVVFLTGEEALVTEYVTKLKGIITGDLLSCFRSRLSATQMLWESREQFDTLEPTGQLLNVKKDIYRFPGIAIEILALCCQIIFASTWDMIDELKETGKINEENASHLTVLTSISAELRLRTYLANGGQRDTMSPLIQMKYQSKPQEVSDTTLSSIFHVPNIQVLFRYYCRAIPLKKCIPESLQVQQNKVLKTTILDTSHECRGRISIHLFLFNSAKLHLEAALKDVGSDNIKRVEILHMLGTLWAFFDDCKTGISMHEEALRVCKNIYDDNTANPATAVSLNNLGWSWSNLGDHNQAISFYEQSLSMTKTIYGNNTEHPDIAASLNNLGSSWNGLGIHKKAISYYEQSLTMKKTIYGYNTAHPDIAASLNNLGSSWNGLGVHKKAISYHEQSLTMKKTIYGYNTAHPDVAKSLNNLGSSWSRLGEHKKAISFYEQSLSMKKTIYGDSTAHPDVAGSLNNLGLSWSNLSNHKKAISYYEQSLTIRKVIYGDNTEHPDIAASLNNLGSSWNDLGNHKKAISYHEQSLTMKKTIYGYNTAHPDVATSLNNLGLSWTDLGDHKKAISYFEQSLSIWNSTYRDNTAHPHIAGSLNNIGSSWDQLGDHNKAISFYEQSLSMTKTIYGNNTAHPDIAASLNNLGRSWSQLGDDKKAISYYEQSLSIWNTTYGDKTAHPDTAKSLNNIGSSWGQLSDHKKAISYYEQSLTMMKTIYGDNTVHPDIARALSNIGSSWSKLGDHKKAISYYEQSLTMRKTIYGDNTAHPHTAKSLINLGSSWSELGNHKKAISYYEQSLSICNTIYGDKTAHPHTTESLINLGSSWGKLGDHKKAISYYERLLTMMKTIYGDNTAHPDVAKTLYKLQLAWTKIGDYQRAMEFKQQSQSMQRPLKP